The Ornithinimicrobium faecis genome includes a window with the following:
- the pdhA gene encoding pyruvate dehydrogenase (acetyl-transferring) E1 component subunit alpha, whose product MSDDVVAPVDTAAPATHEPPARDITDGGPEMVQFLDAEGNRVPVTEANSAYAEFIQDVDGEELRALYRDLVLVRRVDAEGHALQRQGELGLWPSLLGQEAAQVGAGRAMRAQDYAFPGYREHGVAWCKGVDPVNLLGMFRGVNHGGWDSNENNFHLYTIVIGNQMLHAAGYALGVQKDGLVGSGDADRDTAVMAFTGDGGTAQGDYNEALVFASVAHSPVVFFVQNNHWAISEPNEKQFVIPPYQRARGFGIPGVRVDGNDVLATLAVTRAALDRARSGQGPTLIEAFTYRMGAHTTSDDPTKYRIAAEVDIWKKKDPIDRLRKHLVAQGLADDEWLAELEAEADELALRIRTACQQMPNPPHEDMFENVYVDPHPLVERERDEFVAYQASFEED is encoded by the coding sequence GTGAGCGACGACGTCGTCGCGCCGGTGGACACCGCCGCGCCCGCGACCCACGAACCCCCCGCGAGGGACATCACCGACGGTGGACCCGAGATGGTCCAGTTCCTCGATGCCGAGGGCAACCGGGTCCCGGTGACCGAGGCCAACTCCGCCTACGCCGAGTTCATCCAGGACGTTGACGGTGAGGAGTTGCGTGCCCTCTATCGCGACCTGGTGCTGGTGCGTCGGGTCGACGCGGAGGGGCACGCGCTGCAGCGTCAGGGAGAGCTTGGTCTGTGGCCCTCACTGCTGGGGCAGGAGGCCGCTCAGGTCGGGGCCGGCCGGGCGATGCGTGCCCAGGACTATGCCTTCCCGGGCTATCGCGAGCATGGTGTCGCGTGGTGCAAGGGCGTGGACCCGGTCAACCTGCTGGGCATGTTCCGCGGCGTCAACCACGGTGGCTGGGACTCGAATGAGAACAACTTCCACCTCTACACGATCGTCATCGGCAACCAGATGCTGCACGCGGCCGGTTATGCGCTGGGTGTGCAGAAGGACGGGCTGGTCGGCTCGGGCGACGCCGATCGCGACACGGCCGTGATGGCTTTCACGGGTGATGGTGGCACCGCGCAGGGTGACTACAACGAGGCGCTCGTGTTTGCCTCGGTGGCGCACTCGCCGGTCGTCTTCTTTGTGCAGAACAACCACTGGGCCATCTCGGAGCCCAACGAGAAGCAGTTCGTCATCCCGCCGTATCAGCGGGCTCGCGGCTTCGGCATCCCCGGCGTGCGGGTCGACGGCAACGACGTGCTCGCCACCTTGGCCGTCACGCGTGCCGCGCTGGACCGGGCACGCTCGGGGCAGGGCCCGACCCTGATCGAGGCCTTCACCTACCGGATGGGTGCGCACACCACCTCCGATGACCCGACCAAATATCGCATCGCGGCCGAGGTCGACATCTGGAAGAAGAAGGACCCGATCGACCGGTTGCGCAAGCACCTGGTCGCGCAGGGCCTGGCCGATGACGAGTGGTTGGCCGAGCTCGAGGCCGAGGCGGATGAGTTGGCGCTGCGGATCCGCACCGCCTGCCAGCAGATGCCGAATCCTCCGCACGAGGACATGTTCGAGAACGTCTACGTCGATCCGCACCCGCTGGTGGAGCGTGAGCGCGACGAGTTCGTGGCCTACCAGGCCAGCTTCGAGGAGGACTAA
- a CDS encoding RES family NAD+ phosphorylase gives MGQDVLQWTNPLLRIAPTQSAHALPFGALRTYGPVPGNRWDPHPPGQPRVHPPRWGVLYTSSTLTAACAETSQRTRTIDRHTGAPMVTTWTPTRPLRLLDLTAGSTWLIRHRAAAALTTGPAPHCQTWANRIVASLDEVVDGLCVPSVWTGTNVVLFGPGANTFPPAPTDRMPLADPALFPVLQKVAVQIGCTLI, from the coding sequence ATGGGGCAGGACGTGCTGCAGTGGACGAATCCCTTGCTGCGGATCGCGCCGACTCAAAGTGCCCATGCCCTCCCCTTCGGAGCCCTGCGCACCTATGGTCCCGTGCCCGGCAATCGGTGGGATCCACATCCGCCAGGGCAGCCCCGGGTGCATCCGCCGCGGTGGGGAGTTCTCTACACGTCGTCAACGCTGACGGCCGCCTGCGCCGAGACGAGCCAGCGGACCCGCACGATCGACCGCCACACGGGCGCTCCCATGGTGACCACGTGGACGCCAACGCGTCCGTTGCGCTTGCTCGACCTGACGGCGGGGAGCACGTGGCTGATCCGCCACCGGGCTGCAGCAGCCCTGACCACTGGGCCGGCCCCGCACTGTCAGACGTGGGCCAACCGCATCGTCGCTTCTCTCGATGAGGTCGTTGATGGTCTGTGTGTGCCGTCTGTGTGGACCGGCACCAACGTCGTGCTCTTCGGTCCGGGCGCCAACACATTCCCACCCGCACCGACGGACCGTATGCCGCTCGCTGACCCAGCCCTCTTCCCCGTACTGCAGAAGGTCGCGGTGCAGATCGGGTGCACACTGATCTAG
- a CDS encoding DUF4352 domain-containing protein, which translates to MRRRTWAAAAMLVAAIAVGAGANAIDANFIATGWHTVERGEEGADSTVGNFRVHVHGARTSDQLDDRDLVTSPGAFVVVDLSYATTDAWGAPEEVVLIDGDGREFVEPSGFSSDARVWDAGPDIWLRGTLLFEVPEDTVDGLTLEFRPESPHTERPAAVLQVPLTVSTVSEPLTLETATVLAEGER; encoded by the coding sequence GTGAGGCGTCGGACGTGGGCGGCCGCTGCGATGCTTGTCGCTGCCATCGCGGTCGGCGCGGGGGCCAACGCGATCGACGCCAACTTCATCGCCACCGGCTGGCACACGGTGGAGCGCGGTGAGGAGGGCGCCGACAGCACCGTCGGCAACTTCCGGGTCCACGTGCACGGCGCCAGGACCTCCGACCAGCTCGATGACCGCGACCTGGTGACCAGCCCCGGGGCGTTCGTGGTGGTCGACCTGTCCTATGCCACCACGGATGCCTGGGGCGCCCCCGAGGAGGTCGTGCTCATCGACGGGGACGGCCGGGAGTTCGTGGAGCCCTCGGGCTTCAGCTCGGACGCACGGGTCTGGGATGCCGGACCGGACATCTGGCTGCGCGGCACGCTGTTGTTCGAGGTGCCTGAGGACACGGTCGACGGCCTCACGCTGGAGTTCCGCCCCGAGAGTCCCCACACGGAGCGCCCCGCCGCGGTCCTGCAGGTCCCGCTCACCGTGAGCACCGTCTCCGAGCCGCTGACCCTGGAGACCGCGACCGTGTTGGCCGAGGGTGAGCGATGA
- a CDS encoding helix-turn-helix domain-containing protein, which produces MSTAAAEDFLNAIATDVSVVEFTRAAAEHPEWMPSRAPSPTAAPMPSAQLDALLAVSGLSEAEQEEARREARDPALGARIAVHDTGVAAHLLGSTLTTQQAASLLGRDPSNIRRGVQAGRYYAVRVAGTLRLPEWQFVEEVTYDHTPGEDAVPDSEFVALPNLADVVPAIPRDLHPEVVAGFMATEQAELDGRSPTEWLRGGGDPGPLCDLLAGLGHQ; this is translated from the coding sequence ATGAGCACCGCGGCGGCAGAGGACTTCCTGAACGCGATCGCCACCGACGTGTCGGTCGTCGAGTTCACCCGAGCTGCTGCCGAGCACCCCGAGTGGATGCCCTCGCGGGCCCCGAGCCCGACCGCGGCACCGATGCCGAGCGCGCAACTGGACGCCCTGCTCGCGGTGTCTGGCCTCAGCGAGGCCGAGCAGGAGGAGGCGCGGCGGGAAGCACGAGACCCTGCGCTGGGGGCTCGGATTGCCGTGCACGACACAGGGGTTGCCGCGCACCTCCTCGGCTCGACGCTCACGACCCAGCAGGCAGCCAGCCTCCTCGGCCGCGACCCCTCCAACATCAGACGAGGCGTGCAGGCAGGTCGCTACTACGCCGTGCGAGTGGCCGGCACGTTGCGCCTGCCCGAGTGGCAATTCGTCGAGGAGGTGACCTACGACCACACCCCGGGCGAGGATGCGGTGCCGGACAGCGAGTTCGTGGCGCTCCCGAACCTGGCGGATGTCGTCCCGGCCATCCCGCGTGATCTGCACCCCGAGGTCGTTGCTGGCTTCATGGCCACTGAGCAGGCGGAACTTGACGGCCGGTCGCCCACCGAGTGGCTCAGAGGTGGTGGGGACCCCGGCCCGCTGTGCGACCTGCTCGCTGGGCTCGGGCACCAGTGA
- a CDS encoding alpha-ketoacid dehydrogenase subunit beta: protein MASAPQKMTIAKALNAGMRAAMEADPKVVLLGEDIGKLGGVFRITEGLQKDFGEDRVLDTPLAESGIMGTAVGLALRGYRPVVEIQFDGFVYPAFDQIISQVAKMHYRSQGHLKLPMVIRIPYGGGIGAVEHHSESNEAYFAHTAGLRVVTSSTPEDAYWMIQQAIASDDPVVFYEPKRRYHERGEVELGDSAPLALNDAVVRAEGSDLTLVTYGPMVKTALIAAQAAEAEGTSVEVVDLRSLSPLDRPTILDSVVKTGRAIVVHEAQTFLGMGAEVAALIQQEAFYHLEAPVLRVGGYNIPYPPSRHEEVFLPDIDRILDAVDRSLAY from the coding sequence ATGGCCAGCGCGCCGCAGAAGATGACGATCGCCAAGGCCCTCAACGCTGGCATGCGCGCCGCGATGGAGGCCGACCCCAAGGTCGTGCTGCTCGGTGAGGACATCGGCAAGCTCGGCGGGGTCTTCCGGATCACCGAGGGCCTGCAGAAGGACTTCGGTGAGGACCGCGTCCTGGACACCCCGTTGGCCGAGTCCGGGATCATGGGCACGGCTGTCGGGCTCGCGCTGCGCGGCTATCGTCCCGTGGTCGAGATCCAGTTCGACGGCTTCGTCTATCCGGCCTTTGACCAGATCATCAGCCAGGTCGCCAAGATGCACTACCGCTCTCAGGGTCACCTGAAGCTGCCGATGGTCATCCGGATCCCGTATGGCGGTGGCATCGGTGCCGTCGAGCACCACAGCGAGTCCAACGAGGCCTATTTCGCGCACACCGCTGGTCTGCGGGTGGTGACCTCGTCGACGCCCGAGGACGCCTACTGGATGATCCAGCAGGCCATTGCCAGTGACGATCCGGTCGTCTTCTACGAGCCCAAGCGGCGCTATCACGAGCGCGGCGAGGTCGAGTTGGGCGACAGTGCGCCACTGGCCCTGAATGACGCGGTCGTGCGCGCCGAGGGCAGCGACCTGACGCTGGTGACCTATGGCCCGATGGTCAAGACCGCGCTGATCGCCGCTCAGGCCGCCGAGGCAGAGGGCACCTCCGTGGAGGTCGTCGACCTGCGCTCACTGTCCCCGCTGGACCGTCCGACGATCCTGGACTCGGTCGTCAAGACCGGTCGGGCGATCGTTGTCCACGAGGCCCAGACCTTCCTGGGCATGGGCGCTGAGGTGGCTGCCCTGATCCAGCAGGAGGCGTTCTATCACCTGGAGGCGCCGGTCCTGCGGGTCGGTGGCTACAACATTCCTTACCCGCCCAGCCGGCACGAGGAGGTCTTCCTCCCCGACATCGACCGCATCCTCGACGCGGTCGACCGCTCGCTGGCCTACTGA
- a CDS encoding YybH family protein, with the protein MPAHPEDVAHGFAQAWGRGDADAIAALFADDADFVNVVGFWWTRREQIRHNHAYGFEHIFPGSTMTIERQRVRDLGDTAVVHALWRIDGQRAPSTARRQADPGARRGIFTFVVHRGDDGAWLAVAAQNTDIVPGAQTLLADDSGLRPTRYD; encoded by the coding sequence ATGCCAGCCCACCCGGAGGACGTCGCCCACGGCTTCGCGCAGGCCTGGGGCCGTGGTGACGCCGACGCGATCGCGGCTCTGTTTGCCGACGACGCAGACTTCGTCAATGTCGTCGGTTTCTGGTGGACCCGGCGCGAGCAGATCCGGCACAACCACGCCTACGGGTTCGAGCACATTTTCCCGGGCAGCACGATGACGATCGAGAGACAGCGTGTGCGCGACCTCGGTGACACCGCGGTGGTGCACGCCCTGTGGCGGATCGATGGCCAGCGCGCACCGTCGACAGCCAGGCGGCAGGCGGACCCGGGGGCGCGTCGAGGCATCTTCACCTTCGTCGTCCACCGTGGGGACGATGGTGCGTGGCTGGCCGTCGCGGCACAGAACACCGACATCGTCCCCGGCGCACAGACCCTCCTGGCCGACGATTCGGGTCTGCGGCCGACGCGTTATGACTGA
- a CDS encoding VOC family protein, producing the protein MAPPRIRATSVSISTHAPRELADFYGRLLDAEVAVSEGPRQGEPASAGWAQIRAAEGSVAMTLNFEWDEHYAPPVWPTPHAAAPGAAGSGGASGTRRPQQAMAHLDLWVDDLDEAQVWAIECGATTHAHQPQETVRVMLDPHGHPFCLFVG; encoded by the coding sequence ATGGCCCCACCCAGGATCCGGGCGACGTCGGTGTCGATCAGCACGCACGCACCGCGCGAGCTCGCGGACTTCTATGGCCGACTGCTCGACGCGGAGGTCGCCGTCTCGGAGGGGCCGCGCCAGGGCGAGCCAGCGTCGGCCGGGTGGGCGCAGATCCGAGCAGCCGAGGGATCCGTCGCGATGACCCTCAACTTCGAGTGGGACGAGCACTACGCGCCCCCGGTGTGGCCGACGCCGCATGCCGCGGCCCCCGGTGCCGCGGGCTCCGGCGGCGCTTCGGGCACCCGCAGACCGCAACAGGCCATGGCCCACCTCGACCTGTGGGTCGATGACCTCGACGAGGCGCAAGTGTGGGCGATCGAGTGCGGTGCCACCACCCACGCGCACCAGCCGCAGGAGACGGTGCGGGTGATGCTGGACCCGCACGGGCACCCGTTCTGCCTCTTCGTGGGCTGA
- a CDS encoding maleylpyruvate isomerase family mycothiol-dependent enzyme, whose product MPIHPAPPRDLAGLIDGYAQTLRAVLDLGHACSPEDFAAPTSCPGWSVQDHIAHVAAVEHYLEGGENPDVDVSHLEHVHHEFAAWMEQGVQARREVPGAEVVAELEGLLQKRLATLANPDLTLETEVRAPMGSTRKLSGLLKLRHQDIWVHEQDIREALGRLGDLDSPAASTFVNGLVNYFAQLVSTVEMADGQTVILESTGPVTARTGVRVSHDEHGKATYHQLFTGESESGMGVSVHSEDDPTTTISLSTEAIGRRAAGRRSTGDTAYSVVGDEALAVRVLDAIAFTP is encoded by the coding sequence ATGCCCATCCATCCTGCTCCGCCACGGGACCTTGCCGGACTCATCGACGGCTACGCCCAGACCCTGCGGGCGGTGCTGGACCTGGGGCACGCGTGCTCCCCGGAGGACTTCGCCGCGCCCACCTCGTGTCCCGGCTGGAGCGTGCAGGACCACATCGCCCATGTCGCTGCCGTCGAGCACTATCTCGAGGGCGGCGAGAACCCTGACGTGGACGTCAGCCACCTCGAGCACGTGCACCACGAGTTCGCGGCGTGGATGGAGCAGGGGGTGCAGGCCCGCCGGGAGGTCCCCGGCGCGGAGGTCGTGGCCGAGTTGGAGGGGCTGCTGCAGAAGCGACTGGCGACGCTGGCCAACCCGGACCTGACGCTGGAGACCGAGGTCCGCGCCCCCATGGGCTCAACCAGGAAACTCAGCGGGTTGCTGAAGTTGCGCCACCAGGACATCTGGGTCCACGAACAGGACATCCGCGAGGCCCTGGGCCGGCTGGGGGACCTCGACTCCCCCGCGGCCTCGACCTTCGTCAACGGCCTGGTGAACTACTTCGCGCAACTGGTGAGCACCGTCGAGATGGCCGACGGCCAGACGGTGATCCTGGAGAGCACCGGCCCGGTGACCGCACGGACGGGCGTGCGGGTGAGCCACGACGAGCACGGCAAGGCGACCTATCACCAGTTGTTCACCGGGGAGAGCGAGAGCGGCATGGGCGTCTCGGTTCACTCGGAGGACGACCCCACCACGACGATCAGCCTGTCCACCGAGGCCATCGGGCGCCGAGCCGCAGGTCGACGCTCGACCGGTGACACGGCATACTCCGTCGTCGGTGACGAGGCCCTCGCCGTGCGGGTCCTGGACGCCATCGCCTTCACGCCCTGA
- a CDS encoding thermonuclease family protein: MAGLLTKLVIGAVGVAAVTTGAVQVLAGPLEASAGGSVEAAVVKVVDGDTLDVEYGDGVHRVRLLNVDAPESKDPNRPVECLGQAAAEFLADQLPIGSEVTLQFDADVLDPYERELAGVFRDDVLINAEIARAGLGVPVYFAPNKRFLPQVESAHDESQANQVGLYDSAAECSLPAQLETLQSADEQLTDSAPTQEATATQIAAYLEEIEGHRGEAAALLALLGGDQTLVPLAGYTAEEIMAMTARVHDWDGRWAKAQETWGEQHGQVMEREAEEKAQREAEEQAQREAEKKRKAEEKAQREAEEQREAEEKAQQAAEEQAQREAEERRQAEEESRRQTPTPAPAPAPAPAPAPVPAPAPAPAPAPAPAPAPEPAPVRPGAGYTGCRDYSKPGPYFDDKGRGYMPIDCKTKAPLVP; encoded by the coding sequence ATGGCAGGACTTCTCACCAAGCTCGTGATCGGCGCCGTGGGTGTCGCAGCGGTGACGACCGGGGCAGTGCAGGTGCTGGCAGGGCCCCTCGAGGCGAGCGCCGGAGGGTCCGTGGAGGCCGCTGTGGTCAAGGTCGTGGACGGTGACACCCTTGATGTGGAGTATGGCGACGGGGTTCACCGCGTCCGGCTGCTCAATGTCGATGCCCCTGAGAGCAAGGACCCGAATCGGCCGGTCGAGTGCCTTGGGCAGGCCGCCGCCGAGTTCTTGGCCGACCAACTCCCCATCGGCAGCGAGGTGACCCTGCAGTTCGACGCGGACGTGCTCGACCCCTATGAGCGTGAGCTCGCCGGTGTCTTTCGCGACGACGTTCTGATCAACGCCGAGATTGCACGTGCCGGGTTGGGTGTTCCCGTCTACTTCGCACCCAACAAGCGCTTCCTGCCCCAGGTGGAGAGCGCCCATGACGAGTCTCAGGCCAACCAGGTGGGTCTGTATGACTCTGCCGCTGAGTGCTCGCTCCCGGCCCAGCTGGAGACGCTCCAGAGTGCGGACGAGCAACTGACAGACAGCGCGCCCACGCAGGAGGCGACCGCGACGCAGATCGCGGCCTATCTCGAGGAGATTGAGGGACACCGAGGTGAGGCGGCGGCGCTGCTCGCGCTGCTCGGAGGTGACCAGACCCTGGTCCCCCTCGCCGGCTACACAGCCGAGGAGATCATGGCGATGACAGCCAGGGTGCACGACTGGGACGGTCGGTGGGCGAAGGCACAGGAGACGTGGGGCGAGCAACACGGTCAGGTGATGGAGCGGGAGGCTGAGGAGAAGGCGCAGCGAGAAGCGGAGGAGCAGGCGCAGCGCGAGGCAGAGAAGAAGCGGAAGGCTGAGGAGAAGGCACAGCGGGAAGCCGAGGAGCAGCGGGAGGCCGAGGAGAAGGCACAGCAGGCAGCCGAGGAGCAGGCGCAGCGAGAAGCGGAGGAGAGGCGGCAGGCAGAGGAGGAGTCCCGGAGGCAGACCCCGACGCCGGCCCCCGCACCTGCTCCGGCCCCCGCACCTGCTCCGGTTCCTGCTCCGGCCCCTGCACCTGCTCCAGCACCGGCGCCCGCCCCCGCTCCGGAGCCGGCACCGGTCCGTCCCGGCGCGGGCTACACCGGCTGCCGTGACTACAGCAAGCCAGGTCCGTACTTCGATGACAAGGGGCGGGGCTACATGCCCATCGACTGCAAGACCAAGGCTCCCCTCGTGCCGTGA
- a CDS encoding dihydrolipoamide acetyltransferase family protein, which produces MPQFNLPDPGEGLVEADIVTWKVKVGDEVKVNDIVVEIETAKSLVELPIPWAGTVAEILVEEGATVEVGDPIIVIDTGDETPAGGADTGAAVEPGTLAAPGEAAPAEPAREANLVGYGPTASATARRPRKRGGAVTPAAEPVQTPAPAPATPVAPAEAAAPAAAAAPAVAEAGGKALAKPPVRKYAKDKGVDLSAITPTREDGVITRADVDAHLSGGSPAAAAPVAAEPATVAGDSAAAASTTAYVAPVFDRSGERETRTPVKGVRKMTAQAMVGSAFTAPHVTEFITVDVSATMELVERLKNDREFRGARVNPMLLLAKALCLAVKRNPGMIAVWDEATQEIVQKNYVNLGIAAATPRGLMVPNIKDADLMDLRQLADAMSNLVETARAGRTQPAEMSGGSITITNVGVFGVDTGTPIINPGESAIVAFGAVRRQPWVVTAADGTEEIVPRWITQLAVSFDHRVIDGELGSKFLADLAAIMEDPAKALVWG; this is translated from the coding sequence GTGCCACAGTTCAACCTCCCAGACCCCGGTGAGGGCCTCGTCGAGGCCGATATCGTCACCTGGAAGGTCAAGGTCGGCGACGAGGTCAAGGTCAACGACATCGTCGTCGAGATCGAGACGGCCAAATCGCTGGTCGAGTTGCCCATCCCGTGGGCCGGCACGGTCGCCGAGATCCTGGTCGAGGAGGGCGCCACCGTCGAGGTCGGTGACCCGATCATCGTGATCGACACCGGTGACGAGACGCCCGCAGGCGGCGCAGACACTGGCGCGGCCGTCGAGCCCGGCACGCTGGCTGCACCCGGTGAGGCCGCTCCCGCCGAGCCGGCACGCGAGGCGAACCTCGTCGGCTATGGCCCGACCGCCTCGGCCACTGCCCGCCGCCCGCGCAAGCGTGGCGGTGCCGTGACGCCGGCCGCCGAGCCGGTGCAGACCCCGGCGCCCGCCCCAGCAACGCCGGTTGCTCCTGCTGAGGCAGCCGCACCGGCCGCGGCAGCCGCTCCGGCCGTGGCAGAGGCTGGTGGCAAGGCACTGGCGAAGCCGCCGGTCCGCAAGTACGCCAAGGACAAGGGTGTCGACCTGTCCGCGATCACCCCGACCCGCGAGGACGGGGTCATCACCCGCGCTGACGTGGACGCCCACCTGTCCGGTGGCTCCCCGGCTGCGGCAGCACCCGTGGCTGCGGAGCCCGCCACCGTCGCCGGTGACTCGGCGGCCGCAGCCAGCACGACGGCATACGTCGCTCCTGTTTTTGACCGCTCGGGTGAGCGCGAGACCCGCACGCCCGTCAAGGGCGTGCGCAAGATGACCGCCCAGGCCATGGTCGGCTCGGCGTTCACCGCACCGCACGTCACCGAGTTCATCACCGTCGACGTCAGCGCCACGATGGAGCTGGTCGAGCGACTCAAGAACGACCGTGAGTTCCGCGGTGCACGGGTCAACCCGATGCTGCTGCTCGCCAAGGCACTGTGCCTGGCGGTCAAGCGCAACCCCGGCATGATCGCGGTGTGGGACGAGGCCACCCAGGAGATCGTCCAGAAGAACTACGTCAACCTCGGCATTGCCGCCGCCACCCCGCGCGGGCTGATGGTGCCGAACATCAAGGACGCGGACCTGATGGACCTGCGCCAGCTCGCCGACGCGATGAGCAACCTGGTCGAGACCGCCCGGGCCGGACGCACCCAGCCGGCCGAGATGTCTGGCGGGTCGATCACGATCACCAACGTGGGCGTTTTTGGCGTCGACACCGGCACCCCGATCATCAACCCGGGTGAGTCCGCGATCGTCGCCTTCGGTGCCGTTCGCCGCCAGCCCTGGGTTGTCACCGCCGCCGACGGGACCGAGGAGATCGTGCCGCGCTGGATCACCCAGCTCGCGGTCTCCTTCGACCACCGCGTCATCGACGGCGAGCTCGGCTCCAAGTTCCTCGCCGACCTGGCCGCGATCATGGAGGACCCCGCCAAGGCCCTCGTCTGGGGCTGA